Proteins encoded together in one Balaenoptera ricei isolate mBalRic1 chromosome 2, mBalRic1.hap2, whole genome shotgun sequence window:
- the LOC132359375 gene encoding histone H3.3A-like: MARTKQTARKSTGGKAARKELATKAARKSAPSTGGVKKPHRYRPGTVALREIRRYQKSTELLIRKLPFQRLVREIAQDFKTDLHFQSAAIGALQEASEAYLVGLFEDTNLCAIHAKRVTIMPKDIQLARCIRGERA, from the coding sequence ATGGCTCGTACAAAGCAGACTGCCCGCAAATCGACCGGTGGTAAAGCAGCGAGGAAGGAACTGGCTACAAAAGCCGCTCGCAAGAGTGCGCCCTCTACTGGAGGGGTGAAGAAACCTCATCGTTACAGGCCTGGTACCGTGGCACTCCGTGAAATTAGACGTTATCAGAAGTCCACTGAACTTCTGATTCGCAAACTTCCCTTCCAGCGTCTGGTGCGGGAAATTGCTCAGGACTTCAAAACAGATCTGCACTTCCAGAGTGCAGCTATTGGTGCTTTGCAGGAGGCAAGTGAGGCCTATCTGGTTGGCCTTTTTGAAGACACCAACCTGTGTGCTATCCATGCCAAACGTGTAACAATTATGCCAAAAGACATCCAGCTAGCACGCTGCATACGTGGAGAACGTGCTTAA